The genomic stretch GCGGTGTCAGTCTTACTAGATTGGttgagcaattttgcgttgatgggaaCGACAATTAAGTtacgttttccattgtaatccgatattcaccacaggctaATCAATGGCTAATTGTCGATTCCATCGAATGCAAAGTTGCttgtgtgttttcggcctaagACATCGTTTCGGGACAAGTAATGTCTGATACATACAGCAGTATCGGCACTGAAGTCGAATTTTATGATTGCTTTTGCACTGTTTTGGCACCAATCGTTGCTTCTGCTTCACAggcgattttcttttcgagtttattttttacaataaaatgttggaGGAGTCAAACTACAAAAACCACAGAAGGTAATTGCAGATCCACAAAGACTTGggttccgtattttttgtgatgTGATGTGATGAATGTTTTGTTCAATGTCAACGTACTTTCAGTGGAAACAATGCTCATTATCACATCTGCATATCGTACTTGTTTCAGTAAGCTATAATGTAATGAGAACAGTGTATCACACTGAAAAGAGAGACTGGGCAAATTCACACATTCATTCTTTAGCATTTTTCCATCTTGGTTGGATAAGAAAATTAAGGGTCCTGCGAAGGAGAACCATGGCGTGGATGTGTTAGCAGTACTGGCAGATTCATAAATATGAACTATCACGCCAGCGTGTCACTAATTACTAAAAGAAGTTGGTTCAGAGTCTCCCAATGCAACCGAAGAACCATTAAGTTCACTTGGTCGTCACACACAAGAAAGTACACAcagaaataacaaaattgtgaaaatgatTTACCTCATAGCGAAGGAACACTTGCACcacgaacaacaacaacaaccaagtAGTCTTCTTTCAGTGTCTCGTCCGTTAGATTATGACACGTCCGTCTCAATAAATCGGATGAAAATTGACACGGCGGGAATGCATATAAGACGCCTGAAGTTTGAGCTGTTTTCTGCAATAGTGGTAGGACACCAGCTGCCTCCTTTTGCTTTAAATACGATACCAAATTACGTAATGGCCTAGTTTGAACGCTATTGTCATGCACGACTATCGGCGCCACATTCGGAAGTGCCACAAAGATGGCATGCGATTTGGATGTGCGTATACGTTTCTGCACGTCGTTCAGTTTCGACTGGTCCATGCGCAATCTCTGAGTTATTCGCAGATTATGCAAACCATTTTCgtctttcattaaaattgagGCTATGTCGTCGTCGCCATCGGTCAAATGTAATTTAGCCGGAAACAGTGAGTTCTTCAGTATCAACGCACCGGTCCAGAATATAGCTGATTTACGTGCTACATCGGCTAATGTCACAGCTGATCCGAGCAATTCTGCTGGAGATATATTGGCATCTGGTTCCGAGTCTGGCGTATGTGGACCCTAAAAATGACAATCGAAATTAGGGGAAAGATGGGTTGTGGAGCGTCATGGCGATTTTTGTTGCCAGACAATTTCACCGAGAAAAGGTTACAAATGGATGACTTGCACTTACCGGACTTCGTACTCTCGACTGCGATCGCTTTGTCCTAATATTATTGACTGGTGTGCTTCTAATGTTATTATGTACAGGAGGAGTCCTAATGTTGTTGTTAGTGGTCGCAGTAGTTCTGCTATTATTCGCTGGTTCGTACTCTAGTGCCAGAAGCGGTCGTCGTCGTTCTTCTTCGATAATCACTCTTTGAGGTTCGTACTGCTGATAGCCACCTCTAAACACTCCTCGGCCACGACCACGTCCACGATAAGCACCTCTCGAAGCATAGCTATCATATTGCGTTGCTTCACGGTACACACAATTCGGTTCGGGTGGTGCTGGAGATTTTGGCTTCGGCGTTTGACCATTTGGCACACCAGAAAAATCTATTCTCAAGCGACGGTCTGGACCACCCAATGCATAGCCACGCATTTCCTTGACAGCTGCTTGGGCTGCTTCGATCGATTCATACCAAATGTACGCACAGCTGTCGCCCTTTTTATactcaattttcttaattgcACCGAACCGGTCGAATTCCCTTTCCAATTGAGTTAACGATGTCCACGCTCCCAGTCCGCCCACCCAGATTCGCGTCGTTGGATTTGCCTTTCCGTAACCGATTTTGCATTGAAACTTTCCAATGTATTGGCCGGACAGTTCGATTTTAGCCCGATGCGCCAtgtccaaattttcgaatcgaaCAAACGCGAAGGCATTTCCAGCGCCGGGATTCGGTCGCTTAATATCAATATCGTCCAGTTGTCCGTACTTGCCAAAAATGCGTCGTAACTCTTCCTCGGAAATGTTCACTTCCAAATTACCGGCGAACAGAGTTCTTGTCGCTTGTGGATCGTCTTCCGGCTGGACGTGATGCAgataatttggaaatttatctTTCTTACTTTCGTGCGGCGGGGCTGCATGTCTGATTGTGTGTCGTGGTACGTAGTGATGATGCGACGGATGCATGTGCGGAGGATGGTGCATCATTGGACCTCTCGGCGGCATGTAGTCATGATGATTCATTGGCGGACGATATTCACGATGAATTGGTGGATGGGGAGCGTATCTGCTGTAGGGATCGACTGTTGGCGCTCGACGTCTTTCCGTTAcaggtggtggtggtggttgATAGTACGATGCTACGCTTCTTTCGTATTCCGGCGAAATGGACCTCGGTTTGTATTTTTGATCGGGACGTTCATACACAACAGTTATCATAGCAGACTTATCATAAAGAACAACACGTGGCTTCTGTCTTTTAGCTTCACGAGCCACTTCCGACGAACGAAAACACACATAAGCAACACGTTCGTCATGGTCACGCCCGATTCGAATACTAAAATCACCGAACCGCTTAAACTCCCGGTACAGTGTGTCTTTCACATACTCATCCGATGCTTTGGGATGCAAAGCACTGATGCAAAGCACTTTAAACGTATGTCCCCGTTCTGGCGGCGGTTGTTCAATCGGCTCACGTGGAATAACGGCTAATGCGAATTCATCGTTTCGGTGTGTACTATGCGTCGGTGTAACATACCGCGGATGCACACTTTGAGATCGTAAACGTCGTCGATCCGGTGACGGTCGACTGTCGGGCACATGATGATCGTACCGATCCATACTTGTTCGGATTCGTTTCACTCGTGGCGAATCGCCCCTGTCTGCGGGCGCTCGCGATGCACTCCGTTTCATATTGTGTATTTTCACAGTTATACGAGCACGGTCACGTATACTACTCATTATTTGGTGGTGatggaaaattgaacttttcaaCGATGACTTTTGAGTATAATTGAGATTTTAGTTATTTTGTCGTCCAGTGGTTAGGTCGTTGATGTATACGGTAGAACGGTGATTATTTCCTGTTGAtggaagagagaaaaaaaacacaaatgtCAATGGCAATAATCTTAACGTTGCACGGTCATAAGTTTTAAgtcagaaaattttgaatcggAACGTTTTTCTGAAACTCATTGTGACAACTGGTCAACTTCTTTTCTTTACAAATCTGTTTAGCCGAGTGTCAAACTTTATAACTCCATTTTGACTCAATTATCTTAATTATCGGTCCAggtttttcgacaatttcaCGTGTAATTAAAAAAGTTGTCGGATCGAATGCACAAAAATGACCATAGACGAAAACAATTTCAGATTTACTGTCACATTTTTGCGGTTATTCCATCtcgcatttttcttttttgttttgttcaattttaacaaatcACTGACGTTTCAATTGCAATTAGTTTTGCTCTAAAtcggaacaaaatttttcggaaatattATCCGGGGCGAAACAGCCGTTCGGATTGAgtgaaacacaaaattgaacaaatgTGGGGATTTTTTCGCTGTCTAATCGATGTGAAAAAACGACGCCAAAACTTTTCGGGgtcaataatttttgtaaaatttgatcAGCCATTACGAATTAATATTAAATGTATTGTTTATGGCACGTAAAAACTCTCACCATTTGACAGAAAACGACACTTTTAAAgacaattttcactttttttggtTGTATTTTTCCTTATAGTTATTCTTCTGGACAGCGCGCTGTCGAATACCGATAAAAGGTAGAAGGCGATGcgattaaaaaacaaaatggctcGGACGGCTCAACCATCATTGACATGACAATGACATTCAATTCGATGTTTAATGTCGCTGCCACATTCACTCAGATTACTTTGACAGAAAACTGTGAGGGGCAGTTCGTTCGcagcaaagtatataaacactgaaggtaatgcaaatgcgCAAAAACATGCGGATCCatagtttcgggtgaatttgTGGTGAGTTTAAGGTATATTGATACACATACGTTGTAAATATATGTATTAGCGTCATAGgaaattcacccgaaagtttggatccgtatttcttgctattccctgagggTTTGCGTTACctcagtatgtttatataccTTGCTGGCAATGCCGTCTGACTGCTGGACCTTTTTGGTTAAAATGATGACTGAGTGGAAAAAGATCGACAACACACAAGATTCAACTTTTAGCGGGAGCAAAGCACGAAAAGTCTACTGTTCATGTTAAATTTGttaatcgacaaaaaaaaacattcaggACTTTGAGCTATCACTTCGAtgttttatattaattttgcgttcattgaataaattcaatgaaatttgtctCCTTGATTATTATTAAGAGTTATTTGTGTTGGAGCTTTATTGATACTTTGCCATCTCAACGTATACATGATTttagctcagttaaattaactggttttttcccCTGTTTTTACGCTCTTTCAACACtgtatagagtgttatgatgaaagagaaagaaatactttgaccaaggcaagttataataaactggtcttcggtcctcttgCTCGCATAGTAagatgttgaaagagaagcaaatactttgacaagtaccccaaggcaaatTATAATCGGTCGTCTCGCTCcgatcataacactctatacaAGCGGCGAATAAATTATTTAggaatagatcattgtcaaatAGCGGTCTATCTTCAAATTCTCCCAAATAAGTTGTCAAATTCATCCAGCTAAcctcaaaaatgttaaaacttcaaataaatttttcagacATTGAGATTAGCTGGATGAAATTGATAACTAATTTGACCAGTCAAACGATTGTTATGACGGGGAAATCATCTTATGTTCGAACTTGCGTGAAGTGTCAAATAAAggagaaattcttttgtgtaAGCGTTTGACAGTTCCTGCAAGTTCTttgtttcaatcaaatttcttcttcaaaaCACTTACCCGTCATAATGGtctgtacaaaaaaaagagaattcaacgccatctctctctctcttttacACACAACCAACCTAATGCTAAAAACAGGCGAAGCGTTGAGAATatgtttcgataaaatttttcattgttctaATGTCACAAGTAAAAGGGACGATGGCAACactacaaaaatgaattgaaatgaatcaatCGACCAAATTGCGTTGCTTTCGCAAGTTTGACATTCCAAAacaatagactgttatgatcagagcgagaaaaccgaagactagttaatataacttgccttggggtatttgtcaaagtatttgcttctttttcaacatgttacgttgagagcgagaggaccgaagaccagtttattataacttgccttggggtacttgtcaaaatatgtctttctctttcatcataacattCTATTGGAAAAGGCCCGaaaacaaagaattttatgtcaaactcACGTTGCTATGTGTATCCACAGTAATGTTGTTACACCTTCTAAGTTAGCGTATAATCGAATTCACCTCACCACAACGTGACTCATACGAATTCAATTTGTGTTCATTTGCATTCAGTGTTTAAATATAAACTTTGCTTAAATTGTCGACAACTTTTAGTTGGAGTAATAATTCAGAGCTGCGAACGAACTGCACCTCACAGTTTTCTGTCAAAGTAATCTGAGTGAATGTGGC from Bradysia coprophila strain Holo2 unplaced genomic scaffold, BU_Bcop_v1 contig_138, whole genome shotgun sequence encodes the following:
- the LOC119074140 gene encoding RNA-binding protein spenito-like, encoding MSSIRDRARITVKIHNMKRSASRAPADRGDSPRVKRIRTSMDRYDHHVPDSRPSPDRRRLRSQSVHPRYVTPTHSTHRNDEFALAVIPREPIEQPPPERGHTFKVLCISALHPKASDEYVKDTLYREFKRFGDFSIRIGRDHDERVAYVCFRSSEVAREAKRQKPRVVLYDKSAMITVVYERPDQKYKPRSISPEYERSVASYYQPPPPPVTERRRAPTVDPYSRYAPHPPIHREYRPPMNHHDYMPPRGPMMHHPPHMHPSHHHYVPRHTIRHAAPPHESKKDKFPNYLHHVQPEDDPQATRTLFAGNLEVNISEEELRRIFGKYGQLDDIDIKRPNPGAGNAFAFVRFENLDMAHRAKIELSGQYIGKFQCKIGYGKANPTTRIWVGGLGAWTSLTQLEREFDRFGAIKKIEYKKGDSCAYIWYESIEAAQAAVKEMRGYALGGPDRRLRIDFSGVPNGQTPKPKSPAPPEPNCVYREATQYDSYASRGAYRGRGRGRGVFRGGYQQYEPQRVIIEEERRRPLLALEYEPANNSRTTATTNNNIRTPPVHNNIRSTPVNNIRTKRSQSRVRSPGPHTPDSEPDANISPAELLGSAVTLADVARKSAIFWTGALILKNSLFPAKLHLTDGDDDIASILMKDENGLHNLRITQRLRMDQSKLNDVQKRIRTSKSHAIFVALPNVAPIVVHDNSVQTRPLRNLVSYLKQKEAAGVLPLLQKTAQTSGVLYAFPPCQFSSDLLRRTCHNLTDETLKEDYLVVVVVRGASVPSL